The genome window CCGCGCAGAAGAGTACCACCATCTGGCGCAGCAAATGGCGCAGCAGTGGATGCGCATGGCGGACGATGGCGACCACTACCGCCTCGCCTTCGACAAGCCGGGCACCTGGAGCCAGAAATATAACCTTGTCTGGGACGACCTGCTGGCTCTGCACCTCTTCCCGAAGGAAGTCGCCCGCAAAGAGATTGCGTATTATAAAACGAAGATGAACCCTTACGGGTTGCCGCTGGATAACCGGAGCCAGTACACCAAACTGGACTGGACGGTATGGACCGCCACACTGACGGAGTCGCGCGAGGATTTCAACCTGTTCATCGACGCGATATGGCGGTGGATGAACGAGACACCCAGTCGGGTGCCGCTCACTGACTGGTACTGGACGCACGATGGCAGACAAGTGGGCTTTCAGGCACGGTCGGTGGTAGGGGGCGTGTTTATCAAAATGCTGACCGACCCCCTCATCTGGCAGAAGTGGCTGGCGCGTGCCAGACGGTAACTCTACCCCGTTCCGCTCGTCTAACAGATGGGAAATGAGAAACTGGCGTGCGGCGATACCTTCGGCTCTTGCCCTGGTGTGCATTGCCGGGCTGGCGTGGTGTGTCCACCGGCTTCAGCAGATAGACCCGTTCGCGCGTCTCAACCCCTTGTATGCCGACGCCGGTATGGGCAATGTGCTGGTGCGTTTCACCGACACCGAAGTGCGCGCGAGGCAGCTCAACCAGCTGCTATGGCGCATGAAGGTGAAACGCGCCGACCTTTCCCGTGACCGCCAGCGATGGCTGATTGATGGCGTGCAAGAAGCGGTGCTCTACGACAACGGCAATCCGGCGTGGCGACTGACCGCTGCGCAAGCGGTATACGAAGGTGCATCGCGTTTTCTGCAAGTAGCAGATGCTCGCCTGTACGGCACCCCCGTGCAGATAACCTGCTCGCAAGCCACATGGCGCGACCAGAAGCGCGAGCTGCAATGTATGGGCATCATTCAGGGAACCCTGCGCGATGGCGAGTTCACTGCGCAGGCTTTGCGCTATCTGGGCGGGGAAAAGCGCCTCGTTGCCGAAGGGGTGCGGTTGGTGATGCGCACCTCGCTGGAACCCATCGCCTTTCTGCAAACGGAGCCTGCAAAGCAGAACGCGAACGAAAAACAGGCCAAAACCCGGCGGGTGGAGGTGGAGTTCAAACGGTTAGAGGAACAGCAGGGCAGAACGCGCATTGGCGAAGGACTGGTGATCCGCGACGGTGATACCGTGATGACCGCTGACCGCGCAGAGCAGGATATCGAGGCGCAGGTGATCCACGCCACGGGCAATTTGCGCGTCACCGACCCGCGCGTGGAGTTATCTGCCGACAGGCTCACCATCGAGCTCAAAGAGAAGCGAGCTATCCTGGAAGGCAACGTCCAAATCCTGGTGAAGCCCAAAGAGTCGCAGCCAGCGAACACCCAGCCCACCAGCGAAGAAACACGCTCCCTCAAGACCGAAATGCGCGAGCCGGTGCAAATCACCTGTGACCGCGCCGAGAACCTGTACCAGAAAAAAATCATCACCCTGACCGGCAACCTGAAGATGGTGCAGTTGCTGAAGGAAAGCGGCAAAACACGCACCCTCACCGCGCAGAAGGCGGTGTACAACTCGCGCACGGAGCAGGTGCAGCTGGTCGGTGACGTGCACGGTGTGGACGAGAAAGGACAGGAGCTCACCGCTCCCGAAATCCTTGTCTCGGTGAAGGAAGGCGACGAGTGGCTGAAGATTACGCAGCCGGGCAAAATGGTGATATTCGTGGAAGAGGAAGAAGAAACCACAGAGGAGACACCCACACCTGCTCCACCGCCCCAACAGGGTTCAGTGACGAGGTGAGCCAGCCATGCTCAAGCTCACCGGACAACCCGTTTCACGTGGCATCGCTGTGGGAACAGCGATGGTGCTGCGCGCCAGCGATCTGCGAGCTACCCTGGACCTGTTCACTGCTTACGAATCGCGCCATCGGGAGCATCTGGGGTTCGTAGCGGTATGTCGCGATATCGCGTTAGGCGAGGCGCTCTGGCGGGCGGGCGCGGGCGTGAGCGCAATGGTGGCAGAAAGCCCCGCTTTGCCGGAAGGCGGCGCTATCGGCGTGCCTGCGCTGGTGGGAGTGAACCAGCTGCTGCTGAATGTGCGCGACGGCGACATCGTGATTGTAGACGCCAATCGCGGTGTGCTCATTGTGGACCCCGATATGCGCCTGATGACACAGTACCAAAGGCAGGAGATGCACCCCAGCGGCAAACGCTATGTGCTGGGATGGACGCACGAAACCGCCCGCACGCTGGACGACCACCTCATTCGCACCATCGCTGTCAGCGACGACTGGCAACAGGCGGTGCAGTCGCTGGAGGCAGGAGCAGACGGCGCGTTCCTGGACGCTTATGCCAGCGAGCAGTGCCTGCTGAATCCAGCGGCTCTGCATGCCCTGTTGCAGGGTGCAGCAGGGAAGTGCTTGCTGCTGGAACTGCCTGTGCTGCCTGACGAAGCTCTCTGGCGTGCTATCGCCGAGGCTACTTTGCAGATGATTGTTACCTTTGTGCTGCCTTCTCTGCAGGAAAGCGAAGTGTATGCCTTTCTGGATAGCCTCCAGCAAGCGCAGAACATGCTGGAGGAGGAGCAAGGCGCGCTGCTCTTTCAGGAGGCATTGCTGGGCGGCTGGACGTCCTTTTCCCCATTGCCAGATATTCCCGACGTGGCTCATATCCGCGCCCTTTACCTGCGAGAAGCCCAAGTGCGCTCGTGGTTTCAGCCGGAGTGGTTACAAGAGGTAGAAAACCTGACGCTGTTTGCACAGACACGGCTATTGGCGCGGGGTATGATGTTGGGAGCAGATAGCGAATGGCTGATACCGCTCGCCGTGGGGGTGGGAATGAGCGAACTGCTGTTGCCTCCCCACTGTGTCGCTCGCGTGAAAGAGATGATTCCCTACCTCTCTTACGAGCAGTGCCGGGAATTGGTGCACGCTTTGCAGGCATCCCCCGACGCTTCCAGGAACCGCCAGAAGGTGCGCCGCTTCTACCGGCGCTTGCAAAGACAGATGCAAAACGAGTAAACTGTGACAGGGAAATCCACCCACATCTCGCGGGAGTCCAAGAGGAGGAGAACAATGCTCATCAGCCCAGAACTGAACAAAGCCTTCAACGAGGAGATTGGACGCGAGCTGTTCGCGTCGCATCAGTATATCGCCATCGCATCCTACTTCGACGGACGTGCGCTGAAGAAGCTGGCTGCACTGTTCTTCAAGCAATCCGAAGAAGAACGCGAGCACGCGATGAAGTTCGTGGAATACCTGAACGATGTGAGCGGCAAAGTAGAAGTGCCGGCTGTTGAAGCCCCCAAGAGCGATTTCCAGAGCGCTGAGGAAGCGGTGCGGCTCGCTCTGCAGTGGGAACTGGAAGTCACCCAGCATATCAACAACCTGATGACGATGGCGATTGAGCAGAAAGACTACGCCGCTCAGGAGTTCCTGGACTGGTTCGTGAAGGAGCAGGTGGAAGAGGTCTCCACCATGCAGGACCTGCTACAGATTGTGCAACAGGTGGGCGAACACTATCTGATTATGGTGGAAGCGTACCTGTCGCACGGTGGTGATTAATCTGCTTCCGAACGGCTTCGGGGGCTTCTCGCCTCCGAAGCCAGCATGTTCCTTCGCATTCGGATGGCTGTGCCACTCTGTGGCGCGATGAGACCCCGCACGCGGATTCACCCCCCTACCCTTACCTCTTGCCCTGTGGCACACGTTTCGTGTAACATAGAGTGGAGCAACGGATAAAAGGTGTGCAAGCATGTGTCTGGTGGCGTTGATTTCGTTGATACTGGCGTGGAAGTACCCGGTCTTCTGGTTGGTGTTCCTGTGGTCGCTGTGGGCGATGTCGCGACAGGGCAAAACGACCTACTCCTATCAGCACACCACCTACCAGGCACCGCCTCCACGCTCAGAGCCGCCCCGCGCCCAGAACACGTTGTACGACCTGCTGGAGGTGAGCCCGAACGCCTCGCCGGAGGTGATTAAAGCCGCATACCGGCAGCTCGCGCTGAAGTATCATCCCGATAAGCAACCGGATGCGCGGGCACGACAGCGGGCAGAGGAGCTTATGAAGCAAATCAACGCCGCCTACGACATCCTTTCCGACCCCGCGCGCAGGGCGGAGTACGACCGTCGGCTGCGTGAGGGGCTGACTTAATCCACAAGGAGGGAATTGGCAATGAAATGTCCGAAATGCGGCGCGGAAGTGAAGGAAGGGTTAGCGGCATGTAGTGTGTGCTTTGCCCCGTTGACGGGCGAGGAAGCAGAGCGCATCGCTAAAGTGGCGAAAGAGGCTCCTCAGGTACAACGGAGCGCGCCAGCCCCGTCCCGAAGCTCCAGTGGCAAAGGTGGTGGAGCGGTCGCCGCGATACTGGTTATTATCCTGCTCGCAGCCATTGGCGCGGCGAGCTGGTACTACTTCATTTTTCTGCGTTCGCCTCAGTACGCCGCTCGCCAGTTTCTAGACGCCCTGAAAGCAAAGAACTACGAGAAAATATATCAGTCCTGCCAGTGGACGGGCTTCCTGGGGTTCGTCCAAAGCGGACAGGACGTGGAGCAGATGTTCAACATGGCGAAGCAACTGGGTCTGGACGTCACCATCGATGCCTACTCCATCAACGAAGTAACCACTCAGGAAAACCGGGCAACAGTGAAAACCACCGTCACGCGCGGAGGCAAAGAGGACAGATGGGACGTGATTATGGTCAAGGGTGAGGACGGCAAGTGGAAATGCGACCTGCTGAGCAGTATTGTCTCCGCCGTGGGAGGGTCCCTCAAGTTGCCATCTATGCCGGGGTTACCTCTGGGTAGGTAAGTCTCTTCTGAGATGTAAGGAGGGTTTTTCCATGAAGAGAATCTGCACGCTTTCTCTGTTGCTGCTGATGGCAAGTACTGTACTGGCACAGCAGGATATCTTTCCCTTCGTGGTGCCTTGGGACACCGCCCCCTCAGGTGTTGCGGATATGAGCGTCTTGCTCCACCGCCCTGCGGGCAAGTTTGGGCATGTGCATGTGGGTTCAGACGGACATCTGTATGTGGGCAACCAGCGTATCCGTTTTTGGGGCGTCAACATGACCGCTGATGCCTGCTTTCAGCACAAAACCAACGCGCCAAAGGTTGCCCTGCGCCTGGCAAAAGCCGGGGTGAACGTGGTGCGATTTCACCACATGGACGCACCCTGGGCAAATCCCTCTTTGATCAACTACGCAGCGGGAGGTTCACGCCAACTGAACACGCAGGCGCTGGACAATCTGGACTATTTCTTTGCGCAACTGAAGAAAGTGGGGGTGTACGCCAACCTGAATCTGGTGGTACATCGCCTGTTTTCCTCCCGCGACGGGCTGCCGGCAGAAATAGACAGCGTCACCGACATGAAAGACCAGCATGTGATAGGCTTTTTCTACCAGCCGATGCTGGAACTGCAGAAAGAGTACGCGCGTCTGTTACTGACCCACCGAAACCCCTACACCGGACTGACCTACGCTCAAGACCCCGCAGTGGCTTTCGTGGAAATCAACAACGAAAACGGGCTGGTTCACGGTTTCCTGGGAGGCGTGACCGACCGCATCCCTGCGGTGTTCCAGGCTGACCTGCAACGCCAGTGGAACGAGTGGCTGATTGCCAAATACGGCAACACGCAGAACCTGCGTCAGGCATGGGGTGAGCGCAGCGAGCCGCTGGGTGGCGAAATGCTGACCAACGGAGATTACACCAATGGTCTGAACGGCTGGATTCTGGAACAGCACGCAGGAGCACAGGCTTCTGCTACTCAGTCCACCAGCGCGCCACCGGGATACACACGTTCCGTGCGCATTGAGGTGACCACGCCGGGCACGGAGAGCTGGCATGTGCAGTGGACCCAGCCGGGGCTGACGGTAGAGGGCGGACGAATTTACACCCTCTCCTTCTGGGCACGAGCCAATACCAGTCGCAGCATCACTGTTGCCGTAGCGATGGCGCATGACCCCTGGTGGGCACTGGGTCCCTGGATAGCGGTGCCGTTGACCACCTCCTGGCAGCGATTTGAGTATACCTTCGTGGTCTCGCAGAATGATACAAACGCCCGCGTGCTTTTCAGCGGAATGGGATTGCAAACAGGCACATACTGGATGACAGGGGTGTCGCTGCGTCCGGGCGGTACTCTGCGTGTGTTGCCAGAGGGGCAAACGCTGGAGGCGAAAACCGTCGCCAATGTACAGCGCAGCAACTGGGGAGTGACTCCTGAACCTGTTCAGAAAGACTGGTTGCGTTTCTTGCGGGATACAGAAGAAAGGTACTGGAACAGCCTCTACCGCTACCTGAAGCAGGACATCGGCGTACGTGCGCTGGTCACCGGCACCATTGTCGGGTGCACCACGCCCAACCTGATGGCGCAGATGGACCTGGTGGATACTCACTCCTACTGGCAACACCCCGAATTTCCGGGTGGAAGCTGGGACAGTCGCAACTGGTTCATCCGCAACCTGGCGATGGTGAATGAACGCGGAGGCACACTCACCTGGCTCGCACCAAAGCGCGTGCTCGGCAAACCGCATACACTCAGCGAATATAACCACCCCGCCCCGAATACCTACACCAGCGAGGGGCTACTCATCGCAGCGGCGTATGGGTTACTGCAGGATTGGGACGCCATTTACTTTTACACCTACGCACACCGTCGGGAGAATCTGGACGCTCG of Armatimonadota bacterium contains these proteins:
- a CDS encoding ferritin; the encoded protein is MLISPELNKAFNEEIGRELFASHQYIAIASYFDGRALKKLAALFFKQSEEEREHAMKFVEYLNDVSGKVEVPAVEAPKSDFQSAEEAVRLALQWELEVTQHINNLMTMAIEQKDYAAQEFLDWFVKEQVEEVSTMQDLLQIVQQVGEHYLIMVEAYLSHGGD